In Prunus dulcis chromosome 1, ALMONDv2, whole genome shotgun sequence, the following are encoded in one genomic region:
- the LOC117614013 gene encoding protein POLAR-like 1 codes for MEKNDDRFFKTLILSPFRYSKTRHIRIADILVDEEEGSETGGYDCVGDFNMDGIGDHPKDDRLMALQCSTPRRIISRWLSSLRRSKRRRSDVVRSQKIFKEVARRETGDESTHASCSTHGLKQSGQFVKDNGSFNLGVACGLIYLIVASKNELTKMVELRTQMELLLQNAKEGLQSKNAPFDAKPLELNEMNIASSTTDFHQASSSSSDSQFSLQSGVVRDVCSEYIRNEEGEGDRDECVAGMDQLEAELEAELERLQLQLDSENDSSNSEYPQQRLKASRDCALVIDCDEAEPPDYAEMPCDYGVPALELERRLHQVLEARQEERIKELEVALEYAKRKLHEKEIEVSWWKETATAALVSHHVPDPSASIASQHDPESTFHSFR; via the exons ATGGAGAAGAATGACGATCGCTTCTTTAAAACCCTCATTCTCTCCCCTTTCCGTTACAGCAAGACCCGCCACATCCGCATCGCCGATATTCTcgttgatgaagaagagggATCCGAAACCGGCGGCTACGATTGCGTCGGAGACTTCAATATGGATGGCATCGGAGACCACCCGAAGGACGACAGATTGATGGCTTTACAGTGCTCCACCCCGCGCCGTATCATTTCCCGATGGCTGTCGTCTCTGAGACGATCCAAGAGAAGGCGAAGCGACGTCGTACGGAGCCAGAAGATATTCAAAGAGGTCGCGAGAAGGGAAACCGGTGACGAGTCAACGCACGCCTCCTGTTCGACGCATGGATTGAAGCAGTCAg GACAGTTTGTAAAAGATAACGGCTCATTCAATTTGGGCGTTGCGTGCGGTTTGATATATCTGATCGTCGCCAGTAAAAATGAGCTTACAAAGATGGTGGAGCTGCGGACACAAATGGAGCTGCTTCTTCAAAACGCAAAAGAGGGATTGCAAAGCAAGAACGCGCCTTTTGACGCCAAACCGTTGGAGTTGAATGAGATGAATATTGCTTCTTCCACCACTGATTTCCATCAAGCTTCGAGCTCGAGCTCCGATAGCCAGTTTTCGCTTCAATCTGGTGTTGTCCGTGATGTGTGCTCGGAATATATTAGaaatgaagaaggagaaggagacaGAGATGAATGCGTGGCAGGAATGGATCAACTTGAGGCGGAGCTTGAAGCCGAGTTAGAACGGTTGCAGCTCCAATTGGATTCGGAAAATGATTCATCCAATTCTGAATACCCTCAGCAGAGGCTAAAG GCTTCTAGAGACTGTGCTCTTGTAATTGACTGTGATGAAGCAGAACCGCCAGATTATGCTGAAATGCCCTGTGACTATGGAGTTCCTGCACTTGAACTTGAGAGGAGGTTGCATCAAGTGTTGGAAGCGAGACAGGAAGAACGGATAAAAGAACTTGAAGTTGCTTTAGAGTACGCGAAGCGCAAGCTTCACGAGAAAGAAATAGAGGTTTCATGGTGGAAAGAAACTGCAACTGCAGCACTCGTATCACACCATGTTCCAGATCCTTCAGCGTCGATTGCTTCCCAGCACGATCCCGAAAGTACTTTTCACTCGTTTAGGTGA